The following are encoded in a window of Salinibacter ruber DSM 13855 genomic DNA:
- the dnaA gene encoding chromosomal replication initiator protein DnaA — translation MDQSADRAWNECLDIIRDNVSRQSFTTWFEPLEAHSLEDEDDLRKLTIQLPSRFYYEWIEEHYFSLLRKTVTRVLGPHGRLVYDVVIEQDDPEDPDRGASMQLPARPADPESAPPPNAPDEPEAPPSSSEASASSSEPSAPAPSGDEARPDDAQAGAEGDEKSAPPVQNPFAIPGLKNAEVDNQLNDSYTFDRFIEGACNRLARSAAHSIATDPGETSFNPFLVYGGVGLGKTHLIQAIGNHVAARDASKTVFYVSSERFTTEFVQSIQENQIGEFSTFYRQVDVLIVDDVQFFGGKEKTQEEFFHIFNALRQAGNQIVLSADRPPREIDGLEERLLSRFQWGLSADLKPPGLDTRISILRRKAEDDGIDLDDDVVEFIAQSIESNIRELEGALIRLLAHATLHQLDITLDLAKEVLHDLFQERAATLTVDDIQRIVCEHLGISQEKMRSKTRKRDVTRARQIAMYFTKKHTQHSLKDIGLHFGGRDHSTVIHANNAVEDRMADDESFRDTVDAIGQKLERHGQ, via the coding sequence ATGGATCAGTCCGCCGACCGCGCCTGGAACGAATGTCTCGACATCATCCGGGACAATGTGAGCCGCCAGAGCTTCACGACCTGGTTTGAGCCGCTGGAGGCCCACTCCTTGGAGGACGAGGACGACCTGCGCAAGCTGACGATCCAACTTCCGAGCCGGTTTTACTACGAGTGGATTGAGGAGCATTACTTCTCTCTGCTCCGAAAGACGGTCACGCGGGTGCTCGGCCCCCACGGCCGTCTGGTCTACGACGTGGTCATCGAGCAGGACGACCCGGAGGACCCCGACCGGGGCGCCTCCATGCAGCTTCCGGCCCGGCCGGCCGACCCGGAGTCGGCTCCGCCCCCCAACGCGCCGGACGAGCCGGAGGCGCCGCCCAGTTCGTCGGAGGCTTCCGCGTCGTCCTCGGAGCCGTCCGCGCCCGCCCCGTCCGGCGATGAAGCCCGCCCCGACGACGCGCAGGCAGGCGCCGAGGGCGACGAGAAAAGCGCCCCTCCAGTCCAGAACCCGTTTGCCATACCGGGCCTAAAGAACGCCGAGGTCGACAACCAGCTCAACGACAGCTACACGTTCGACCGCTTCATCGAGGGGGCGTGCAACCGCCTCGCTCGCAGCGCCGCCCACTCCATCGCTACCGATCCGGGCGAAACGAGCTTTAATCCGTTTCTCGTGTACGGCGGCGTGGGACTTGGCAAGACCCACCTCATTCAGGCCATCGGGAACCACGTCGCGGCCCGGGACGCCTCGAAAACCGTCTTCTACGTTTCCAGTGAACGGTTCACCACGGAGTTCGTCCAGTCGATCCAGGAAAACCAGATCGGCGAGTTTTCGACGTTCTACCGGCAGGTCGACGTGCTCATCGTGGACGACGTGCAGTTTTTCGGCGGCAAGGAGAAAACCCAGGAGGAGTTCTTCCACATTTTCAACGCCCTCCGGCAGGCGGGCAACCAAATTGTGCTGTCGGCGGACCGTCCGCCGCGCGAGATCGACGGCCTCGAGGAGCGGTTGCTGTCTCGCTTTCAGTGGGGCCTCTCCGCCGACCTGAAGCCCCCAGGCCTCGACACTCGCATCTCCATTCTCCGCCGCAAGGCCGAGGACGACGGGATCGACCTCGACGATGACGTTGTCGAGTTTATTGCCCAGAGCATCGAAAGCAACATCCGTGAGCTCGAAGGCGCGCTGATCCGCCTTCTGGCCCACGCCACCCTTCACCAGCTCGACATCACCCTCGACCTCGCCAAAGAGGTGCTCCACGACCTCTTTCAGGAGCGGGCCGCCACCCTCACGGTCGACGACATTCAACGCATCGTTTGCGAGCACCTCGGCATCTCGCAGGAGAAAATGCGGAGCAAGACCCGCAAGCGAGACGTCACCCGCGCCCGTCAGATCGCAATGTACTTCACCAAGAAGCACACCCAGCACTCCCTGAAAGACATCGGCCTCCACTTCGGCGGGCGGGACCACTCGACCGTCATTCACGCCAACAACGCCGTGGAGGACCGGATGGCGGACGACGAGTCGTTCCGGGACACGGTGGATGCCATCGGGCAGAAGCTCGAACGCCACGGCCAATGA
- a CDS encoding SDR family oxidoreductase — MENPRSDLKDMSGTVCVVTGANSGIGKATAAELARLGARVVMVCRDEGRGREAQAELRAEARTAHPSRADTIDLRIADLSVQEEVYHLGETLRADYDRLDVLVNNAGVFLESREETVDGVEATFAVNHLAPFLLTHLVLPRLRETAGRAGEARIVTLSSEAHRGVSMDFDDLNAETGYNPLQAYAQSKLANILFTHELSRRLQDEGVVANVVHPGIVNTNIWRGSGWISRIARLFSWLYKRPEEGARNVVYLAASPDVEGVTGQYFKETEVVNPSPEAYDEKAEARLWRISREMTGLAEVDEDGAPG, encoded by the coding sequence ATGGAGAACCCGCGTTCCGACCTGAAGGACATGAGCGGCACGGTGTGCGTGGTGACCGGGGCCAACTCGGGCATCGGGAAGGCCACGGCCGCCGAGCTCGCCCGCCTCGGGGCGCGGGTGGTGATGGTGTGCCGGGACGAAGGGCGTGGGCGAGAGGCCCAGGCCGAACTCCGGGCCGAGGCCCGGACGGCCCATCCCAGCCGTGCGGACACAATCGACCTCCGCATTGCGGACCTCAGCGTGCAGGAGGAAGTCTATCACCTTGGCGAGACGCTCCGGGCGGACTACGACCGGCTCGATGTGCTCGTGAACAATGCGGGCGTTTTCCTCGAGTCGAGGGAAGAGACGGTCGATGGCGTGGAGGCCACCTTCGCGGTCAATCACCTCGCCCCGTTTTTGCTCACCCATCTTGTCTTGCCCCGCCTCCGCGAGACGGCCGGACGGGCCGGCGAGGCCCGTATCGTCACCCTCAGCTCGGAGGCCCACCGGGGCGTAAGTATGGACTTCGACGATCTCAATGCGGAGACCGGCTACAACCCGCTGCAGGCCTACGCCCAGTCGAAACTCGCCAACATTCTTTTTACCCACGAGCTGTCCCGTCGCCTGCAGGACGAGGGCGTGGTCGCGAACGTGGTGCACCCCGGGATCGTCAACACCAACATCTGGCGCGGTTCCGGCTGGATTTCCCGAATTGCCCGTCTTTTCTCGTGGCTGTACAAGCGCCCGGAGGAGGGCGCGCGCAACGTCGTCTACCTTGCGGCGTCGCCCGATGTGGAGGGCGTCACGGGCCAGTACTTCAAAGAAACCGAGGTGGTGAACCCATCCCCCGAGGCCTACGACGAGAAGGCCGAGGCGCGTCTCTGGCGGATCAGCCGGGAGATGACGGGGCTCGCCGAGGTGGACGAGGACGGGGCACCAGGATAG
- the dnaN gene encoding DNA polymerase III subunit beta, translated as MKFTASSADLLEALNTVKGAVPSKSTMPILECILFERDGDTLRLSATDLEISIIQTVPVQFEKNGTPESTPIAVPAQRLIDTLRALPDLPIEFAADSDFEIRMDTDQGHYKMVGHDGSDYPELPELEEQHEINVEGGLLGRSIDKTAFAVSQDALRPAMMGVYFQVSEEETSVVATDGHRLVKLTLPELRADTSADFIVPEKATKLAGRIVEDDEICTVRVDDSHVSFEFGESRVLARLIDETYPNYQSVIPDGNDRNLVVNREDMLNAVKRVGLYSSSMTNQIRLDITADTVTISAEDVERSSEAEETIHCDYDNEPMEIGFNSEYLTEVLSNVECDEVVFELSSPNRAGIVLPREGADDEDILMLIMPVMLNTYA; from the coding sequence ATGAAATTTACTGCCTCCAGCGCCGACCTCCTCGAGGCGCTCAACACCGTTAAGGGCGCCGTTCCGTCGAAGAGCACGATGCCCATCCTGGAGTGCATCCTCTTCGAGCGGGACGGGGACACGTTGCGTCTGAGCGCCACCGATCTCGAAATCTCGATCATCCAGACCGTGCCGGTTCAGTTCGAAAAGAACGGCACGCCGGAGAGCACCCCCATCGCGGTGCCGGCCCAGCGGTTGATCGATACCCTCCGGGCGCTGCCGGACCTGCCCATTGAGTTCGCGGCGGACAGCGACTTCGAGATTCGGATGGATACCGATCAGGGCCACTACAAAATGGTGGGCCACGACGGATCGGACTATCCGGAGCTGCCGGAGCTGGAGGAGCAGCACGAGATCAACGTGGAGGGGGGCCTCCTGGGCCGCTCCATCGACAAGACGGCGTTCGCCGTGAGCCAGGACGCCCTGCGCCCCGCCATGATGGGCGTGTACTTTCAGGTCAGCGAGGAGGAAACCTCGGTGGTGGCGACCGACGGGCACCGGCTCGTCAAGCTCACCCTGCCGGAGCTCCGGGCCGACACGTCTGCCGACTTCATTGTGCCGGAAAAGGCCACCAAGCTGGCCGGGCGGATCGTGGAGGACGACGAGATCTGTACCGTCCGGGTGGACGACAGCCACGTGAGCTTCGAATTCGGCGAGTCTCGGGTCCTGGCCCGCCTCATCGACGAGACCTACCCCAACTACCAGTCTGTCATCCCGGACGGGAACGACCGCAATCTGGTCGTCAACCGCGAGGACATGCTCAACGCCGTCAAGCGCGTGGGCCTTTACTCCTCCAGCATGACGAACCAGATTCGGCTCGACATCACGGCCGATACCGTCACCATCTCGGCCGAGGACGTGGAGCGCTCCAGCGAGGCCGAGGAGACGATCCACTGCGACTACGACAACGAACCGATGGAGATCGGCTTCAACTCGGAGTACCTCACGGAGGTGCTCAGCAACGTCGAGTGCGACGAGGTGGTCTTCGAGCTTAGCTCCCCGAACCGGGCCGGCATTGTGTTGCCCCGCGAGGGCGCCGACGACGAGGACATTCTCATGCTCATCATGCCGGTGATGCTCAACACCTACGCCTAA
- the rpe gene encoding ribulose-phosphate 3-epimerase, with amino-acid sequence MPTLAPSIIASDSGRFAACADEVLGAGPDWLHVDVMDGHFVPNITIGPDVVRTLRPVADEHDAQLDVHLMIEEPQQYVDTFADAGADMLTVHVEACPHLHRVAQTIRAAGCEVGVALNPATPLGHLEGILPFVDLVLVMSVNPGFSGQSFIPESTAKVQRVRRQLNALGSSAYVEVDGGVTPNNAMELVRAGADVLVSGSAVFGGEQSVPQNVEALRNALTLTV; translated from the coding sequence ATGCCGACACTCGCGCCTTCGATCATTGCGTCCGACTCGGGACGATTTGCCGCCTGTGCCGATGAGGTCCTCGGGGCCGGGCCCGACTGGCTTCACGTCGACGTAATGGACGGGCACTTCGTCCCGAACATCACCATCGGCCCCGACGTGGTGCGGACCCTCCGGCCCGTGGCCGACGAGCACGACGCGCAGCTTGACGTGCATCTCATGATCGAGGAGCCTCAGCAGTACGTCGACACGTTCGCCGATGCCGGGGCGGACATGCTTACCGTGCACGTAGAGGCCTGCCCCCACCTGCACCGGGTCGCCCAGACGATTCGGGCCGCGGGATGTGAGGTCGGGGTTGCGCTCAACCCGGCCACCCCCCTCGGCCACCTCGAAGGCATTCTGCCCTTCGTCGACCTGGTGCTCGTCATGTCGGTGAATCCGGGCTTCAGTGGGCAAAGCTTCATTCCGGAATCGACGGCGAAAGTGCAGCGGGTGCGTCGCCAGCTCAATGCGCTCGGGTCCAGTGCGTACGTGGAGGTGGATGGGGGGGTCACCCCAAACAACGCGATGGAACTGGTGCGGGCCGGAGCGGACGTACTGGTTTCCGGAAGCGCCGTGTTCGGCGGGGAGCAGTCCGTCCCGCAAAACGTCGAGGCCCTCCGGAACGCGCTCACCCTCACGGTGTGA
- a CDS encoding metal-sensitive transcriptional regulator: MPVRDADRDDITDRLSRIEGQIRGLKRMVEEDRYCGDILDQIHSVQQALKSVGRAITRNHLETCVTDAIRSGDEQAAQESYDEIIGLLEKEL, translated from the coding sequence ATGCCGGTTCGCGACGCCGACCGTGACGACATTACCGATCGCCTCAGCCGTATCGAGGGCCAGATTCGAGGCCTGAAGCGAATGGTCGAGGAGGACCGCTACTGCGGCGACATTCTCGACCAGATTCATTCAGTGCAGCAGGCCCTCAAGTCGGTGGGGCGTGCCATCACCCGAAATCACCTGGAGACGTGCGTGACCGACGCAATCCGGTCGGGCGACGAGCAGGCCGCCCAGGAGAGCTACGACGAAATCATCGGACTGCTCGAAAAGGAGTTGTAG
- a CDS encoding RNA polymerase sigma factor — MSVPSSELRTVIDRLPFSVDDTDAANESFRRWRDEEDPKAKRHADLWTYCYVCRYFLGKSARGTFDNPSDADELITRAYRKVQENRDGVRNAARYANWVSVVCKNTLLNYTRRNQFSESIDGENRFTLTAETTNAVAEVGFVQEALVEAIEGLPNYLQEPARLYFLENREFEEISEAVGKPVATVRTYKHKAMKELRTDERLREYVNQTDL, encoded by the coding sequence ATGTCCGTTCCTTCCTCCGAGCTCCGGACCGTGATCGATCGGCTGCCGTTTTCGGTAGACGATACCGACGCCGCGAACGAATCCTTTCGGCGGTGGCGGGACGAAGAAGACCCGAAGGCCAAACGCCACGCGGACCTCTGGACGTATTGCTACGTCTGTCGGTACTTCCTCGGAAAGTCGGCCCGAGGCACCTTCGACAATCCGTCCGACGCCGACGAGCTGATCACGAGGGCCTACCGCAAGGTGCAGGAGAACCGCGACGGGGTGCGGAATGCGGCCCGATACGCCAACTGGGTAAGCGTGGTGTGTAAAAATACACTTCTCAACTACACCCGGCGCAACCAGTTTTCCGAGTCGATCGACGGGGAAAACCGGTTCACCCTCACCGCCGAAACCACAAATGCGGTCGCGGAGGTTGGCTTTGTGCAGGAAGCGCTCGTGGAGGCGATTGAGGGACTCCCGAACTATTTGCAGGAGCCGGCCCGCCTCTACTTTTTGGAAAACCGAGAATTTGAAGAAATCAGCGAAGCCGTCGGGAAGCCCGTAGCGACGGTTCGAACATACAAGCACAAGGCCATGAAGGAGCTCCGTACCGATGAACGCCTCCGTGAGTACGTGAACCAGACCGACTTGTAG
- a CDS encoding tetratricopeptide repeat protein, with the protein MNDVEEQILSYPHLSREKQRDIEAYVEQNPEWAPLLNDIRSVESLASHESTGPPSDPLFATYVMVRHLDRGETKSARVREAFARFEARIAEDSALQREVEAAERRLRETEAAVDPVSHFEALTEHDLEVEEGANVQAPDAAGAEPGSSSAASSSWWDVIGGLPRGVPRGVAVAVVLVALYGALYGISLTTQSTLDRLAAMEVSDQVVDNYASARMRSAAPEASSAADERYLEALSILEKARISTLGLFPRYDTDRLDRAQKRLGAVLEKAEPNSFLALEAHFYLGKIALAQENVDAARTHFKTVVQREGRQTQEAYEILKTLQQEYSGTQP; encoded by the coding sequence ATGAATGACGTTGAAGAACAGATCCTTTCGTACCCCCACCTTTCTCGGGAGAAACAGCGGGACATCGAGGCATACGTGGAGCAAAACCCGGAGTGGGCCCCCCTGCTTAACGACATCCGGTCGGTCGAGAGCCTCGCGTCGCACGAGAGCACAGGGCCTCCCTCCGACCCCCTCTTTGCCACCTACGTAATGGTGCGCCACCTGGACCGCGGGGAGACGAAGTCGGCCCGGGTGCGGGAGGCGTTCGCCCGGTTCGAGGCGCGCATTGCGGAGGACAGTGCGCTCCAACGCGAGGTGGAGGCGGCGGAGCGCCGGCTGAGGGAAACAGAAGCGGCGGTCGATCCGGTCTCGCACTTCGAGGCACTCACGGAGCACGACCTGGAGGTTGAAGAGGGAGCGAACGTGCAGGCCCCCGACGCGGCCGGTGCGGAGCCGGGATCCTCATCGGCTGCTTCTTCCTCCTGGTGGGACGTGATTGGGGGGCTTCCGCGGGGCGTACCCCGGGGCGTAGCCGTCGCAGTAGTTCTCGTGGCGCTATACGGCGCCCTGTACGGCATCAGCCTCACGACGCAATCGACCCTCGACCGGCTTGCTGCCATGGAGGTCAGCGATCAGGTCGTCGACAACTACGCCAGTGCGAGGATGCGCAGCGCGGCGCCGGAGGCTTCGTCGGCGGCCGACGAGCGGTACCTGGAGGCACTCTCGATTTTAGAGAAGGCACGCATCTCCACGTTGGGGTTGTTTCCCCGGTACGACACCGACCGGCTCGACCGGGCCCAGAAGCGTCTCGGAGCGGTTTTGGAGAAGGCGGAGCCCAACTCGTTCCTCGCGCTTGAGGCACACTTCTATCTCGGAAAAATTGCGCTTGCGCAGGAAAACGTTGACGCCGCGCGGACGCACTTCAAGACCGTCGTACAGCGGGAGGGCCGACAGACCCAGGAAGCCTACGAGATCCTGAAAACCCTTCAGCAGGAGTACAGCGGAACCCAGCCGTAG
- a CDS encoding SCO family protein, whose product MPDTRPAKAGGQPRPFFRLGVVRFGLATALALFWVGAFASTATGQRTSRTPDQLENVGVDQKLGATIPKDLSFQNEQGEPVRLSQYFDGSTPVMLTLNYHRCPQLCRIQLQKFTKSLSGMSWTAGDKFKVLTVDISPYEGPKMARKAQERYATFLDRPEETVDGWHFLTGNQAAIETLTDSVGFRYQPLPEKEKQFAHPTTIIFLSGDGTITRYFTTLDPAPGDLRTALVEASDGTVGNVVDKAFLACARFNPDSNSYSASAFKLMQYGSVLTVIVMGAALFVFWRRENEQLETAHEEGLNAMVDEQA is encoded by the coding sequence ATGCCCGATACACGTCCTGCGAAGGCGGGCGGGCAGCCCCGCCCCTTCTTTCGGCTCGGAGTCGTTCGGTTCGGATTGGCAACGGCCCTCGCGCTGTTCTGGGTCGGGGCCTTTGCCTCAACGGCCACCGGCCAGCGAACCAGCCGCACCCCGGACCAGCTTGAGAACGTGGGGGTGGACCAGAAGCTCGGCGCGACGATCCCGAAGGACCTCTCGTTTCAAAACGAGCAGGGAGAGCCGGTCCGTCTCAGTCAGTACTTCGACGGGTCGACGCCGGTCATGCTGACCCTCAACTACCACCGGTGCCCCCAGTTGTGTCGCATTCAGCTGCAGAAGTTCACCAAATCCCTGAGCGGCATGTCGTGGACGGCCGGCGACAAATTCAAAGTGCTCACCGTCGACATCAGCCCCTACGAAGGCCCCAAGATGGCCCGAAAGGCCCAGGAGCGCTACGCCACGTTTCTGGACCGTCCCGAAGAGACGGTTGACGGCTGGCACTTTCTGACCGGCAACCAGGCAGCGATCGAAACGCTTACCGACTCGGTGGGCTTCCGCTACCAGCCCCTTCCGGAGAAGGAGAAGCAGTTTGCCCACCCCACGACGATCATCTTCCTGAGTGGCGACGGCACCATTACCCGCTACTTTACCACCCTCGACCCGGCCCCGGGCGACCTGCGGACGGCGCTCGTCGAGGCCTCCGATGGCACGGTCGGCAATGTCGTCGACAAGGCCTTTCTGGCCTGTGCGCGATTCAATCCAGACTCGAATTCCTACTCCGCGAGCGCATTCAAGCTAATGCAGTACGGCAGTGTCCTCACGGTGATCGTAATGGGGGCCGCGCTGTTTGTCTTCTGGCGCCGCGAAAACGAGCAGCTCGAGACGGCACACGAGGAAGGGCTCAACGCGATGGTTGACGAACAGGCATGA
- the yajC gene encoding preprotein translocase subunit YajC produces the protein MLSPLLSALDPILLVGQSGSGSGGIVGLLFPLVLIIGVFYFFIYRPQQKREEEHQEMVENLEQGDKIVTVGGVHGTIQKIDEDSVLAQVNSKGTRLRFNKDSIASLANDEE, from the coding sequence ATGCTTTCTCCTCTTCTCTCGGCCCTGGATCCGATTCTCCTCGTCGGCCAATCCGGCAGCGGCAGCGGCGGCATTGTCGGCCTCTTGTTCCCGCTGGTTCTCATTATCGGCGTCTTCTACTTCTTCATCTACCGCCCCCAGCAAAAACGCGAAGAGGAGCACCAGGAGATGGTCGAAAACCTGGAACAGGGCGACAAAATCGTGACCGTGGGCGGTGTCCACGGCACCATTCAGAAAATCGACGAAGACAGCGTTCTGGCGCAGGTCAACAGCAAGGGCACGCGGCTGCGCTTCAACAAGGACTCCATCGCGAGCCTCGCCAACGACGAGGAGTAG